The following proteins come from a genomic window of Pseudomonas sp. J452:
- the ispG gene encoding flavodoxin-dependent (E)-4-hydroxy-3-methylbut-2-enyl-diphosphate synthase, with the protein MHCESPIKRRLSRKIWVGSVPVGGDAPIAVQSMTNTDTCDVAATVGQIRRLEEAGADIVRVSVPDMQAAEAFGKIKQQVNVPLVADIHFDYQIALRVAELGVDCLRINPGNIGREDRVRAVVEAARDKGIPIRIGVNAGSLEKDLQKKYGEPTPAALVESALRHVEHLDRLNFPDFKVSVKASDVFMAVEAYRLLAKQIEQPLHLGITEAGGLRSGTVKSAVGLGMLLMDGIGDTIRISLAADPVEEIKVGYDILKSLRLRSRGINFIACPSCSRQNFDVVKTMNELETRVEDLLVPLDVAVIGCVVNGPGEAKEAHIGLTGGSPNNLIYIDGKPAHKLTNENLVDQLEKLIRQKAAEKVEAEAAVIARG; encoded by the coding sequence ATGCATTGCGAATCCCCGATCAAGCGTCGTCTGTCCCGTAAAATCTGGGTTGGCTCGGTTCCAGTCGGCGGCGATGCGCCGATTGCCGTGCAGAGCATGACCAACACCGATACCTGCGACGTGGCTGCCACCGTCGGGCAGATTCGGCGCCTGGAAGAGGCCGGCGCCGATATCGTTCGGGTGTCCGTGCCGGACATGCAGGCCGCCGAAGCCTTCGGCAAGATCAAGCAGCAGGTGAATGTGCCGCTGGTCGCCGACATTCACTTTGATTACCAGATCGCCCTGCGTGTGGCGGAGCTGGGCGTTGACTGCCTGCGCATCAACCCCGGCAATATCGGTCGCGAAGACCGCGTGCGTGCGGTGGTTGAGGCGGCGCGCGACAAAGGCATCCCGATCCGCATCGGGGTCAATGCCGGGTCGCTGGAAAAAGACCTGCAGAAGAAATACGGCGAACCGACCCCGGCTGCACTGGTCGAGTCGGCGCTGCGTCATGTCGAGCACCTGGATCGCCTGAACTTCCCTGACTTCAAGGTCAGCGTGAAGGCCTCCGACGTGTTCATGGCCGTCGAGGCCTATCGCCTGCTGGCCAAGCAGATCGAGCAGCCGCTGCACCTGGGCATCACCGAGGCCGGTGGCCTGCGCTCCGGTACGGTGAAGTCCGCCGTGGGCCTGGGCATGCTGCTGATGGACGGCATCGGCGACACCATTCGCATCTCCCTGGCCGCCGATCCGGTGGAAGAGATCAAGGTCGGCTACGACATCCTCAAGTCCCTGCGCCTGCGCTCGCGTGGCATTAACTTCATCGCCTGCCCGAGCTGCTCGCGGCAGAACTTCGATGTGGTGAAGACCATGAACGAGCTGGAGACCCGCGTCGAAGACCTGCTGGTGCCGCTCGATGTGGCGGTGATCGGCTGCGTGGTCAATGGTCCCGGCGAAGCCAAGGAAGCGCATATCGGCCTGACCGGTGGCTCGCCGAACAACCTGATCTATATCGACGGCAAGCCGGCGCACAAACTGACCAATGAAAACCTGGTGGACCAGCTGGAAAAGCTGATCCGCCAGAAAGCGGCTGAGAAGGTCGAGGCCGAAGCGGCCGTTATCGCCCGCGGCTGA
- the hisS gene encoding histidine--tRNA ligase — protein MSKTLQAIRGMNDILPEQTPTWRYLENTLATLLDGYGYKEIRLPVLEFTELFARGIGEGTDVVDKEMYTFLDRNAESLTLRPEGTAGCVRAVLEHGLTGGGQVQKLWYAGPMYRYEKPQKGRYRQFHQVGVEVFNLPGPDIDAELIVLTARLWQQLGLAGSVTLQLNSLGSSEARAVYRDALVAYLQERFEQLDEDSQRRLTTNPLRILDSKNAQTQALLVGAPTLHDYLDEESRAHFEGLKARLDALGIGYEINPKLVRGLDYYGRTVFEWVTDKLGSQGTVCAGGRYDGLISQFGGKPTPGVGFAMGVERLVLLLETLELVPAELHSPADLYLCAFGEPAELAALTLAERLRDAMPGLRLVVNAGAGSFKSQFKKADKSGARFALILGEDELATRVVGCKPLRDDSEQQTIAWDALAQHLATCLAQA, from the coding sequence GTGAGCAAGACCCTACAAGCCATTCGCGGCATGAACGATATCCTGCCGGAGCAGACGCCGACCTGGCGCTATCTGGAGAACACCCTGGCCACCCTGTTGGATGGCTACGGTTACAAGGAAATCCGCCTGCCGGTGCTCGAATTCACCGAGCTGTTCGCCCGCGGCATCGGCGAAGGCACCGATGTGGTCGACAAGGAGATGTACACCTTCCTCGACCGCAACGCAGAGTCGCTGACCCTGCGTCCGGAAGGCACTGCGGGCTGCGTGCGGGCGGTGCTGGAGCATGGCCTGACCGGTGGCGGCCAGGTGCAGAAACTCTGGTACGCCGGCCCGATGTACCGCTACGAAAAGCCGCAGAAAGGCCGCTACCGCCAGTTTCACCAGGTCGGCGTGGAAGTCTTCAACCTGCCAGGGCCGGATATCGATGCCGAGCTGATCGTGCTCACCGCACGCCTGTGGCAGCAGCTCGGGCTGGCCGGCTCGGTGACCCTGCAGCTCAACAGCCTGGGCTCCAGTGAAGCCCGTGCGGTGTATCGTGACGCCCTGGTGGCCTATCTGCAGGAGCGCTTCGAGCAGCTCGACGAGGACAGCCAGCGCCGCCTGACCACCAACCCGCTGCGCATTCTCGACAGCAAGAACGCCCAGACCCAGGCCTTGCTGGTCGGCGCACCGACCCTGCACGACTACCTCGACGAGGAGTCGCGTGCGCACTTCGAGGGGCTCAAGGCCCGTCTGGATGCGCTCGGCATTGGCTACGAAATCAATCCGAAGCTGGTGCGTGGCCTGGATTACTACGGCCGTACCGTGTTCGAGTGGGTTACCGACAAGCTCGGTTCGCAAGGCACCGTGTGTGCTGGCGGCCGTTACGACGGGCTGATCAGCCAGTTCGGCGGCAAGCCGACGCCCGGCGTTGGCTTTGCCATGGGTGTCGAGCGCCTGGTGCTGCTGCTGGAAACCCTGGAGTTGGTGCCTGCAGAACTGCATAGCCCGGCCGACCTTTACCTGTGTGCGTTTGGCGAGCCGGCCGAGTTGGCTGCCCTGACCTTGGCCGAGCGTCTGCGTGATGCCATGCCGGGCTTGCGCCTGGTGGTCAACGCCGGTGCCGGCAGTTTCAAGAGCCAGTTCAAGAAGGCCGACAAGAGCGGCGCACGCTTCGCCCTGATTCTGGGTGAGGACGAACTGGCCACCCGCGTGGTAGGTTGCAAACCTTTGCGCGACGACAGCGAACAACAAACCATTGCCTGGGATGCGCTTGCGCAGCACCTTGCCACCTGCCTGGCGCAGGCTTGA
- the ndk gene encoding nucleoside-diphosphate kinase gives MAVQRTFSIIKPDAVAKNVVGEITSRFEKAGLRVVASKMVQLSEREAGGFYAEHSERGFFKDLVAFMVSGPVIVQVLEGEDAIAKNRELMGATNPKEAAAGTIRADFAVSIDENAVHGSDSEASAAREIAYFFAATEVCARIR, from the coding sequence ATGGCTGTTCAACGCACTTTCTCTATCATCAAGCCCGATGCCGTCGCCAAAAACGTAGTAGGCGAGATCACCAGCCGTTTCGAAAAAGCCGGCCTGCGCGTCGTTGCTTCGAAAATGGTTCAGCTGTCCGAGCGCGAAGCTGGCGGTTTCTACGCCGAGCACAGCGAGCGTGGCTTCTTCAAAGATCTGGTTGCCTTCATGGTTTCCGGTCCGGTCATCGTTCAGGTTCTGGAAGGTGAAGACGCTATCGCCAAAAACCGCGAACTGATGGGCGCTACCAACCCGAAAGAAGCTGCTGCCGGCACCATCCGTGCTGACTTCGCCGTTTCCATCGACGAAAACGCCGTACACGGTTCCGATTCCGAGGCTTCCGCCGCTCGCGAAATCGCTTACTTCTTCGCCGCCACCGAGGTGTGCGCTCGCATTCGCTAA
- the pilW gene encoding type IV pilus biogenesis/stability protein PilW, translating into MTLRAALFLSLAGLLAGCITDGGAKDPLSTEEGRDQARDAYIQLGLGYLVQGATEKAKAPLKSALELDPSSAEAHATLAVVFQREMENKLAEQHYRKALSLSSSEARILNNYGGFLYEQKRYQEAFDVYLKASEDTLYSERSRVFENLGMTAVQLGRRDEAKGFFERALRLNSRRTLALLQMAQLSLEDKQYVPARGFYERFSQQSEQTATSLLLGIRLARVFEDRDQVASLALQLKRLYPGTPEYQQYLSEQ; encoded by the coding sequence ATGACCTTGCGCGCTGCGCTTTTCCTGTCGCTTGCCGGCCTGTTGGCGGGTTGCATCACTGATGGTGGGGCCAAGGACCCGCTGAGTACGGAAGAAGGGCGTGATCAGGCGCGTGATGCCTACATTCAGTTGGGGCTTGGTTACCTGGTGCAGGGCGCTACGGAGAAGGCCAAGGCACCCCTGAAATCGGCGCTGGAGCTCGATCCATCGAGTGCCGAGGCGCATGCCACCCTGGCGGTGGTATTCCAGCGCGAGATGGAAAACAAACTGGCAGAACAGCATTATCGCAAGGCGCTGTCCCTGAGCTCCAGCGAAGCCCGCATCCTCAACAACTATGGCGGCTTTCTCTACGAGCAGAAACGCTATCAGGAAGCGTTCGACGTCTATCTCAAGGCCTCCGAGGATACCCTGTATTCCGAACGTTCCCGGGTGTTCGAAAACCTCGGCATGACCGCCGTGCAGCTTGGTCGTCGCGATGAGGCGAAGGGCTTTTTCGAGCGCGCCCTGCGCCTCAATAGCCGGCGCACGCTGGCGTTGTTGCAGATGGCGCAGCTATCCCTCGAGGACAAGCAGTACGTGCCGGCCCGTGGTTTCTATGAACGCTTCAGCCAGCAGTCCGAACAGACCGCTACAAGCCTGTTGCTGGGCATCCGCCTGGCCAGGGTGTTCGAGGATCGTGATCAGGTTGCGAGCCTCGCCCTGCAGCTGAAGAGACTTTATCCGGGCACTCCGGAATACCAGCAATATCTGTCGGAGCAGTGA
- the iscX gene encoding Fe-S cluster assembly protein IscX — protein MSLKWADVLDIAIELAESKPDVDPRYVNFVDLHSWVLALPDFSDDPQRGGEKVLEAIQAAWIEEAE, from the coding sequence ATGAGTCTGAAATGGGCTGATGTGCTGGATATCGCCATCGAACTGGCCGAGAGCAAGCCGGATGTCGATCCGCGCTATGTCAACTTCGTCGATCTGCATAGCTGGGTGTTGGCCCTGCCGGACTTCAGTGACGATCCGCAGCGCGGCGGCGAGAAAGTGCTGGAAGCGATCCAGGCCGCCTGGATCGAAGAAGCCGAGTAA
- the hscA gene encoding Fe-S protein assembly chaperone HscA yields MALLQIAEPGQSPQPHQRRLAVGIDLGTTNSLVAAVRSGLSAPLADAEGRVILPSAVRYHADRVEVGQAAKLAAPLDPLNTVLSVKRLMGRGLEDVKQLGEQLPYRFVVGESHMPFVDTVQGAKSPVEVSAEILKVLRLRAEEALGGELVGAVITVPAYFDDAQRQATKDAARLAGLSVLRLLNEPTAAAVAYGLDQQAEGVVAIYDLGGGTFDISILRLSRGVFEVMATGGDSALGGDDFDHAIAGWMMQQAGLSMDIDPGTQRSLLQAACAAKEALTTADAVELVHGDWRGELSRAQFDALIEPMLARSLKACRRAVRDAGIEIEEVEAVVMVGGSTRVPRVRAAVGELFGRQPLTDIDPDQVVAIGAAIQADTLAGNQRGNGEELLLLDVIPLSLGLETMGGLMEKVIPRNTTIPVARAQDFTTYKDGQTAMMIHVLQGERELISDCRSLARFELRGIPPLVAGSAKIRVTFQVDADGLLSVAARELGSGVEASIQVKPSYGLTDGEIARMLQESFQNAGDDKVARVLREQQVDAQRLIEAVQAALEADGERLLDAEERLAIEMQMQELAELMTGSDGYAIEQQTKRLSQVTDAFAARRMDLTVKAALAGRNLNEIEDN; encoded by the coding sequence ATGGCCCTACTGCAGATCGCCGAACCCGGCCAGAGTCCCCAACCCCACCAGCGCCGCCTGGCTGTGGGTATCGATCTGGGCACCACCAATTCCCTGGTCGCTGCCGTGCGCAGCGGCCTGTCCGCGCCACTGGCGGATGCCGAGGGGCGGGTCATCCTGCCGTCGGCCGTGCGCTATCATGCCGATCGCGTCGAGGTGGGGCAGGCCGCCAAGCTGGCCGCGCCGCTCGATCCGCTGAATACCGTGCTGTCGGTCAAGCGCCTGATGGGGCGCGGCCTGGAAGACGTCAAGCAACTGGGTGAGCAGTTGCCCTACCGCTTCGTCGTCGGTGAATCGCATATGCCATTCGTCGACACCGTGCAGGGCGCGAAGAGCCCGGTCGAGGTGTCGGCCGAGATTCTCAAGGTGCTGCGCCTGCGTGCCGAAGAAGCGCTGGGTGGCGAACTGGTGGGGGCGGTGATCACCGTACCGGCCTACTTCGACGATGCCCAGCGCCAGGCCACCAAGGATGCTGCGCGTCTGGCCGGCCTCAGTGTGCTGCGCCTGCTCAACGAGCCGACCGCGGCGGCGGTGGCCTATGGTCTCGACCAGCAGGCCGAGGGCGTGGTCGCCATCTATGACCTGGGCGGCGGCACCTTTGATATTTCCATTCTGCGTCTGAGTCGTGGCGTGTTCGAGGTGATGGCTACCGGTGGCGACAGCGCCCTGGGTGGCGATGACTTCGACCATGCCATCGCCGGCTGGATGATGCAGCAGGCTGGGCTGTCCATGGATATCGATCCAGGCACCCAACGCAGCCTGCTGCAGGCCGCTTGTGCGGCCAAGGAAGCGCTGACCACTGCCGATGCGGTCGAGCTGGTGCATGGCGACTGGCGCGGCGAGCTGAGTCGGGCGCAGTTCGATGCGCTGATCGAGCCGATGCTGGCGCGCAGCCTCAAGGCCTGTCGCCGTGCGGTGCGCGATGCCGGCATCGAGATCGAGGAAGTCGAGGCGGTGGTCATGGTCGGCGGCTCCACCCGCGTGCCGCGCGTGCGTGCGGCGGTCGGCGAGCTGTTCGGTCGGCAGCCACTGACCGATATCGACCCGGATCAGGTGGTGGCCATTGGTGCCGCGATCCAGGCCGATACCCTGGCCGGCAACCAGCGTGGCAACGGCGAAGAGCTGTTGCTGCTCGACGTGATTCCGCTGTCCCTGGGGCTGGAAACCATGGGCGGCTTGATGGAGAAGGTCATTCCGCGCAACACCACGATTCCGGTGGCGCGCGCGCAGGACTTCACCACCTATAAAGATGGCCAGACGGCCATGATGATCCATGTGCTGCAGGGTGAGCGCGAGCTGATCAGCGATTGCCGCTCCCTGGCGCGCTTCGAGCTGCGTGGTATTCCGCCCCTGGTGGCCGGCTCGGCAAAGATTCGCGTGACCTTCCAGGTCGATGCCGACGGCCTGCTCAGCGTGGCAGCCCGCGAGCTAGGTTCTGGTGTCGAGGCGAGCATCCAGGTCAAGCCGTCCTATGGCCTGACCGATGGCGAGATCGCGCGCATGCTGCAGGAGTCCTTCCAGAATGCCGGGGATGACAAAGTCGCCCGGGTGCTGCGCGAGCAGCAGGTCGATGCCCAGCGCCTGATCGAAGCGGTGCAGGCCGCCCTGGAGGCTGATGGCGAGCGCTTGCTGGATGCCGAAGAGCGTCTGGCCATCGAGATGCAGATGCAGGAACTGGCCGAATTGATGACAGGTAGCGACGGTTACGCCATCGAGCAGCAGACCAAGCGTCTGTCGCAGGTGACCGACGCCTTTGCTGCCCGGCGCATGGACTTGACGGTGAAGGCCGCTCTGGCCGGGCGCAATCTGAATGAAATCGAGGATAACTGA
- the rlmN gene encoding 23S rRNA (adenine(2503)-C(2))-methyltransferase RlmN: MTATAGKINLLGLTQTEMESFFESIGDKRFRAGQVMKWIHHFGVDDFDAMSNLGKALREKLKACAEIRGPEVVSQDISTDGTRKWVVRVASGSCVETVYIPQGGRGTLCVSSQAGCALDCSFCSTGKQGFNSDLTAAEIIGQVWIANKSFGTVPAKIDRAVTNVVMMGMGEPLLNFDNVVAAMRIMMDDLGYGISKRKVTLSTSGVVPMIDKLGEVIDVSLALSLHAPNDALRSELVPINKKYPLDVLLPACRRYIEGLGEKRFLTIEYTLLKDVNDQPEHAEQMIALLKDFPCKINLIPFNPFPFSGYERPSNNAIRRFQDLLYKAGHNVTVRTTRGDDIDAACGQLVGQVQDRTRRSERYIAVRQLGNEAEEPRNSENRT; the protein is encoded by the coding sequence ATGACTGCAACTGCCGGTAAAATCAATCTGCTGGGTCTGACCCAGACTGAAATGGAAAGCTTCTTCGAGTCCATCGGAGACAAGCGCTTCCGTGCCGGCCAGGTGATGAAATGGATTCACCACTTTGGCGTCGATGATTTCGACGCCATGAGCAATCTGGGCAAGGCCTTGCGCGAAAAGCTCAAGGCCTGTGCCGAAATTCGTGGTCCCGAGGTCGTCAGCCAGGACATCTCCACCGATGGCACCCGCAAATGGGTGGTTCGTGTGGCGTCCGGCAGCTGCGTCGAGACCGTGTACATCCCGCAAGGCGGCCGTGGCACCCTGTGTGTGTCGTCCCAGGCCGGCTGTGCGCTGGATTGCAGCTTCTGTTCCACCGGCAAGCAGGGCTTCAACAGCGACCTGACTGCCGCGGAAATCATCGGCCAGGTGTGGATTGCCAATAAATCCTTCGGCACCGTGCCGGCCAAGATCGACCGTGCCGTCACCAACGTGGTGATGATGGGCATGGGCGAGCCCCTGCTGAACTTCGACAATGTCGTTGCCGCCATGCGCATCATGATGGACGACCTCGGCTACGGCATCTCCAAGCGCAAGGTGACCCTGTCCACCTCCGGCGTGGTACCGATGATCGACAAGCTGGGTGAAGTCATCGACGTGTCGCTGGCCCTGTCGCTGCATGCGCCGAACGACGCGCTGCGTAGCGAGCTGGTGCCGATCAACAAGAAATACCCGCTGGATGTGCTGCTGCCGGCCTGCCGTCGTTATATCGAAGGCCTGGGCGAGAAGCGCTTCCTGACCATCGAGTACACCCTGCTCAAGGACGTCAACGACCAGCCTGAGCACGCTGAGCAGATGATCGCACTTCTCAAGGATTTTCCTTGCAAGATCAATTTGATTCCGTTTAATCCATTCCCCTTCTCCGGTTACGAACGGCCGAGCAATAACGCCATTCGTCGCTTCCAGGACCTGTTGTACAAGGCTGGGCACAATGTCACCGTGCGCACCACGCGTGGCGATGACATCGATGCTGCCTGTGGCCAGCTGGTTGGCCAGGTGCAGGACCGCACGCGGCGTAGTGAGCGCTACATCGCCGTGCGCCAGCTGGGTAACGAGGCCGAAGAACCTCGCAATAGCGAAAATAGAACCTGA
- the hscB gene encoding co-chaperone HscB: MGRPCHFALFDLQPAFRLDLAQLSARYRELAKTMHPDRFADAPERDQRLALEHSASLNEAYQTLKNAPRRALYLLALRGRELPMEVTVQDPEFLLQQMRLREELEDLQDSADVAGVAAFKRRLKQAQDELDADFAACWDDAQRREEAERLVRRMQFLDKLSHEVRQLEERLDD; this comes from the coding sequence GTGGGTAGACCCTGTCACTTTGCTCTGTTCGATCTGCAGCCCGCCTTCCGTCTGGACCTGGCGCAGCTTTCCGCGCGTTATCGCGAGCTGGCCAAGACCATGCATCCGGATCGCTTTGCCGATGCCCCCGAGCGCGATCAGCGCCTGGCGCTGGAGCATTCGGCCAGCCTCAATGAGGCTTACCAGACCCTGAAGAATGCGCCGCGCCGCGCTCTTTATCTGCTGGCTCTGCGCGGGCGCGAGCTGCCGATGGAAGTGACCGTGCAGGACCCCGAGTTCCTGCTCCAGCAGATGCGTTTACGCGAAGAGCTGGAAGATCTGCAGGACAGTGCCGATGTGGCCGGCGTGGCGGCGTTCAAGCGCCGCCTGAAACAGGCTCAGGATGAGCTTGATGCAGATTTTGCTGCTTGCTGGGATGACGCGCAGCGTCGCGAGGAGGCCGAGCGCCTGGTGCGACGCATGCAGTTTCTCGACAAGTTGTCCCACGAAGTGCGCCAGCTGGAAGAGCGCCTCGACGATTAA
- the iscU gene encoding Fe-S cluster assembly scaffold IscU, which translates to MAYSEKVIDHYENPRNVGKMDAEDPNVGTGMVGAPACGDVMRLQIKVNEQGVIEDAKFKTYGCGSAIASSSLATEWMKGKTLDEAETIKNTQLAEELALPPVKIHCSVLAEDAIKAAVRDYKQKKGLV; encoded by the coding sequence ATGGCTTACAGTGAAAAGGTCATCGACCATTACGAGAACCCCCGCAACGTCGGCAAGATGGATGCCGAGGATCCGAACGTCGGCACCGGCATGGTCGGCGCCCCGGCGTGCGGCGACGTCATGCGCCTGCAGATCAAGGTCAACGAGCAGGGCGTCATCGAAGACGCCAAGTTCAAGACCTACGGCTGCGGTTCGGCGATCGCTTCCAGCTCCCTCGCTACCGAGTGGATGAAGGGCAAGACCCTGGATGAAGCGGAAACCATCAAGAACACCCAGCTGGCCGAAGAGCTGGCGCTGCCGCCGGTGAAGATCCACTGTTCGGTACTCGCCGAGGATGCCATCAAGGCAGCCGTGCGCGACTACAAGCAGAAGAAAGGCCTGGTCTGA
- the iscA gene encoding iron-sulfur cluster assembly protein IscA, translating into MAISMTEAAARHVQRSLEGRGKGAGIRLGVRTTGCSGLAYVLEFVDELAAEDQVFESFGVKVIIDPKSLTYIDGTELDFVREGLNEGFKFNNPNVRGECGCGESFNV; encoded by the coding sequence ATGGCTATCAGCATGACCGAAGCCGCCGCACGTCATGTGCAGCGCTCCCTGGAGGGGCGTGGCAAGGGTGCGGGCATTCGTCTGGGTGTGCGCACTACGGGCTGCTCGGGCCTGGCCTATGTGCTGGAGTTCGTCGACGAGCTGGCAGCCGAGGATCAGGTGTTCGAAAGCTTCGGGGTGAAAGTGATCATCGATCCGAAGAGCCTGACCTATATCGATGGCACCGAGCTGGACTTCGTCCGCGAGGGGCTCAACGAGGGCTTCAAGTTCAACAACCCCAACGTGCGCGGCGAATGCGGCTGCGGCGAGAGCTTCAACGTCTGA
- the fdx gene encoding ISC system 2Fe-2S type ferredoxin produces the protein MPQVIFLPHEKFCPDGMVVEAEPGTSILEVAHAHHIEMESACGGVCACTTCHCIVREGFASLEEADELEEDFLDRAWGLEPQSRLACQAIVGTEDLTVEIPKYSLNHAAEAPH, from the coding sequence ATGCCGCAGGTCATTTTTCTGCCCCACGAGAAGTTCTGCCCCGATGGCATGGTGGTCGAGGCTGAGCCTGGCACCTCCATTCTCGAAGTGGCCCATGCGCACCATATCGAGATGGAAAGCGCCTGCGGCGGCGTCTGTGCCTGCACGACTTGCCACTGCATCGTCCGCGAGGGTTTTGCCTCGCTGGAAGAGGCTGACGAGCTGGAAGAAGACTTCCTCGATCGGGCCTGGGGGCTGGAGCCGCAATCGCGCCTGGCCTGTCAGGCGATCGTCGGCACTGAAGACCTGACTGTGGAAATCCCCAAGTACTCGCTCAACCACGCCGCTGAAGCGCCGCACTGA
- a CDS encoding helix-turn-helix domain-containing protein has translation MKTSHPEAVAASRVNPGETLRKARESKSWVLADVAAQLHLTPMALQQLESGAFDKLPGHTFARGYVRAYAKLLGMDQNRLVSEFDQFTGSDASGSRVHSLGRIEEPVRLSQSILKMVSLCLLLALGAGAFFWWQAGAGNVPTLPADLGLEHVEVEGADGTTEIHPLDEPEDQAVVDAQGAVEPEAPVLTAELAAQPEVPGASEAVMPPAVAAPVEVGSQAPLVPQPEIQPSAVPAAPAPAASPVQPAPVTPPAPEPAAPVVSEPVVAVAPAAGESKVHLQFTADCWTQLTDANGKVLLSALKRRGESIELVGKAPLELRLGFASGAQVRLDGQPVDVAAFTHGETARLKLGQ, from the coding sequence ATGAAAACGTCGCATCCCGAAGCAGTCGCGGCGAGTCGTGTGAATCCGGGCGAAACCCTGCGCAAGGCTCGTGAGAGCAAGAGCTGGGTCTTGGCCGACGTGGCTGCGCAACTGCATTTGACCCCCATGGCCCTGCAGCAACTGGAGTCTGGCGCGTTCGATAAACTGCCTGGGCACACCTTTGCCCGTGGCTATGTACGCGCCTATGCCAAGTTGCTGGGCATGGACCAGAATCGCCTGGTCAGTGAGTTTGACCAATTCACCGGTAGTGACGCCAGCGGTAGCCGCGTGCACAGCCTGGGGCGCATCGAAGAGCCTGTGCGGCTTTCGCAAAGCATCCTGAAGATGGTCAGCCTGTGCCTGTTGCTGGCGCTGGGTGCGGGTGCGTTTTTCTGGTGGCAGGCCGGTGCGGGCAATGTACCGACCTTGCCGGCCGATCTCGGACTGGAACATGTCGAGGTCGAAGGTGCGGATGGCACCACGGAAATTCACCCCCTGGACGAGCCGGAAGACCAGGCCGTTGTCGACGCGCAAGGCGCTGTCGAGCCAGAGGCGCCGGTATTGACTGCAGAACTTGCTGCACAGCCTGAAGTGCCTGGCGCCAGCGAGGCGGTCATGCCGCCAGCAGTAGCTGCACCGGTCGAGGTTGGCAGTCAGGCTCCGCTCGTGCCGCAGCCGGAAATTCAACCGTCGGCCGTACCTGCTGCTCCTGCCCCTGCTGCTTCGCCTGTACAGCCTGCTCCTGTCACCCCGCCGGCTCCTGAACCTGCTGCGCCGGTGGTCAGCGAGCCGGTTGTAGCGGTAGCGCCGGCTGCCGGTGAGTCCAAGGTTCACCTGCAGTTCACGGCGGACTGCTGGACGCAGCTGACCGATGCCAATGGCAAGGTTCTACTCAGCGCCCTGAAACGTCGCGGTGAAAGTATCGAGCTGGTCGGCAAGGCCCCGCTGGAGCTGCGTCTTGGCTTTGCCAGCGGCGCCCAGGTGCGCCTGGATGGCCAGCCAGTCGACGTGGCCGCCTTCACCCATGGTGAAACCGCGCGCCTGAAGCTGGGGCAATAA